From Camelus dromedarius isolate mCamDro1 chromosome 23, mCamDro1.pat, whole genome shotgun sequence, a single genomic window includes:
- the TSACC gene encoding TSSK6-activating co-chaperone protein isoform X2 — protein MLSAEAVSGTGAKGEGNAVPLCRAKPSPSFINLQASSPPATFLNVQATKLPSGIDHKPKECLGLLERMYANLQLQTQLAQQQMAILENLQASMTQLTPGRESKNSSLPALSRNLLLNHLPQFSK, from the exons CCAAAGGGGAAGGTAATGCTGTGCCTCTTTGTCGAGCCAAACCCTCTCCCAGCTTTATTAATCTTCAAGCAAGTTCCCCACCAGCCACTTTCCTGAATGTCCAGGCAACAAAGCTGCCCTCAG GAATTGACCACAAGCCCAAGGAATGCCTAGGACTCCTAGAACGTATGTATGCCAATCTCCAGCTTCAGACCCAGCTTGCCCAACAACAGATGGctattttggaaaatttacaAGCATCCATGACACAACTGACTCCTGGGAGGGAAAGCAAGAACTCTTCTCTCCCAGCCTTATCTCGCAATCTGTTGTTAAATCACCTGCCCCAATTCAGTAAATGA
- the TSACC gene encoding TSSK6-activating co-chaperone protein isoform X3 — protein MRLSINTAAKGEGNAVPLCRAKPSPSFINLQASSPPATFLNVQATKLPSGIDHKPKECLGLLERMYANLQLQTQLAQQQMAILENLQASMTQLTPGRESKNSSLPALSRNLLLNHLPQFSK, from the exons CCAAAGGGGAAGGTAATGCTGTGCCTCTTTGTCGAGCCAAACCCTCTCCCAGCTTTATTAATCTTCAAGCAAGTTCCCCACCAGCCACTTTCCTGAATGTCCAGGCAACAAAGCTGCCCTCAG GAATTGACCACAAGCCCAAGGAATGCCTAGGACTCCTAGAACGTATGTATGCCAATCTCCAGCTTCAGACCCAGCTTGCCCAACAACAGATGGctattttggaaaatttacaAGCATCCATGACACAACTGACTCCTGGGAGGGAAAGCAAGAACTCTTCTCTCCCAGCCTTATCTCGCAATCTGTTGTTAAATCACCTGCCCCAATTCAGTAAATGA